Below is a window of Dietzia timorensis DNA.
CCCTCGAAACGACAACGGTGGGGTACGGAACATCCGGCGAGAAACAGCTGAGACCGCAAAAGCATGGAAAGGGATGAGCGTGGACCTAGAACGGCCTACACACGCGCCGAAGGACGCAACATTCCTGGATCTCGAAGTCAGTGCTTTGTTCGCGGAAGCAGAGGAAAGCTGGCAGGACCGCGCCCTGTGTGCACAGACCGACCCGGAGGCGTTCTTCCCCGAAAAGGGCGGTTCGACTCGCGAAGCCAAGCGCATCTGCACCGGGTGCGAGGTCAAGCCCGAATGTCTGGAATACGCTCTCGCGAACGATGAGCGCTTCGGTATCTGGGGTGGCCTGTCCGAACGCGAACGCCGTCGCCTCAAGAAGGCTTCGGGCCAGTAGCTTTCCGCCCGCGTCGTCTGCCCGGCCTCCGTGGGCCGGGTTTTCGTCATTTCTGCCGTCGCCGCGAAGTCGCTAATCGGGGCCGTGGATGACGGCGTCCGGCGAGATCTCCAGGTACAGCGCGACCAGCTCCACAAGTAGCCCGTAGACGACCTCGACGATCTCCTCCTGCGAATCGGTGCGCCGGAGCAGCGGTTGGCGGAACACGACGACCCGCGCCCTCGTTGGTTGGCCTGTGCGGTCGACCCCCGCCGGGATGAGACGGCCGAGGGGCACCTGCGCGTCGGCGATGACCTCCGGTGGCCACGACTGCCCCGCCCGCAACCGCATGCGGGGGACGGTGTCGACGGCGAGATCGAGTTTGGTCAGCTCCGCGTGCCACAGCTGGTCGATCTGGGCGAACGCCTCGAGCACGGCGGCGTCGAAATCGCCCGAACGCGAGCGCCACCGCGGCACCTCGGGCGGGAGAATGGGGCCACGAACTCCGGCGCCACGGCGGGCGGCGCTGCGCGACGTCACTCTGCGAGGTGTGGGACGGCGCGAGTCCGTGGGGAAGGGGCGGATCACGATGGTCGAACCCACCAGGGGTTCGTCGCGCCCCGGGATGCCGGGGATCTCTTTCCATTGGGCCTGCGCGGGCTTTCCGCCGCCCACGCCTCCGCGCGCCGACTGACTCATGGTCCGAACTTTAGTGGCCGTGGCCGCGCCGTGTGCGACCTGCGCGCCCGGCGAGTCGCTCCTGCAGTCGGCGCCGGCCGGGTCTACGCTGGGAAGTCGTGAGTACAGTTCGGCGATGCGTACGAGCCGCCTGCCCCAATCGGGCGGTGGCGACCTTGACGTATAACTATGCCGAATCGACGTCCGTGGTCGGGCCGCTCGCACAAGAGAAAGAACCCCATTCCTGGGACCTGTGCGCGACTCATGCGCTGCGCATTTCCCCGCCCCGCGGGTGGAACATGGTGCGCCACCCCGATCTCGAGATAGATTCCGACCCCGATCTCACTGCGCTCCTCGACGCGGTCGTCGATACGACGCAGGGCGCATCGGGAACGTCGGCGGATCCGGAATGGCTTCGCCGACTCAAGAGCAGGCAGCGTCCGGGGGACGATCAGAAAACCCCAGGTAGGCGAGCTCATCTACGGGTAGTGCACCCCGACGAGTAAACGAAGATAAGATGCATACCTGCAGTATGTTCTGGGGCGGTAGCCTTGAGGACGAAACCATGGTCAGTCTTATTTCGTGAGGACTTCTCGGGAGCCGTCCCGGGCGTCCGCACGAGCATCGGAATAGTCGCCGAACGAGTGGAGTGTGTTGATGTCGAACGGTTCGAGCGCGGCGCGTACGCCTGAGCAAATCGCCGCCGTGATCAAGGCGTACGACGTTCGCGGGGTGGTGGGCGAGCAGATCGATGCCGCATTCGTTCGCGATGTCGGCGCATCGTTCGGCAAGCTCATGGGCTCCGAGGGCGCGGCCCAGGTCGTCGTGGGCCACGATATGCGCGAATCGTCCCCCGAGCTGGCCTCGGCCTTCGGTGAGGGAGTGCAGTCGCAGGGCCTGGATGTCATATCCATCGGCCTGGCATCGACCGATCAGCTCTACTTCGCCTCGGGCACGTTCGATTGTCCGGGCGCGATGTTCACCGCCAGCCACAATCCCGCCAAGTACAACGGCATCAAGCTGTGCCGCGCCGGCGCCAAGCCCGTCGGACAGGATTCGGGGCTCGACGTCATCTCCCAAGAACTCGTCGCCGGGGTCCCCGCTTTCGACGGCCCCGCCGGTTCCCTTTCGGAGCGCGATGTATTGGAGGACTACGGGCAGTTCCTCCGGTCCCTGGTGGACCTGAGTGGGGTCCGGCCGCTCAAGGTCGCCGTCGATGCGGGTAACGGAATGGGCGGCCACACCGTCCCCGCTGTATTGAACCTGCCGAACCTCGAGATCACGCCCCTGTACTTCGAGCTCGACGGTAATTTCCCGAACCACGAGGCGAACCCGCTGGAACCGAAGAACCTCGTGGACCTGCAGCAGCTCGTCCGCGAGCGCGGTGCGGACATCGGCCTCGCGTTCGACGGCGACGCCGACCGGTGTTTCGTCGTGGACGAGAACGGGGACCCGGTCTCACCGTCCGCGATCAGCGCCCTTGTCGCGAGGCGCGCCCTGGCGCAGGAGCCGGGTGCGACGATCATTTACAACCTCATCACCTCCCATACGGTCCCCGAGATCGTTCATGAGGCCGGCGGTATCGCAGTGCGTACGCGCGTCGGGCACAGCTTTATCAAGGGACAGATGGCGAGCACGGGGGCCGTCTTCGGAGGCGAGCACTCGGCGCACTACTACTTCCGCGAGTTCTGGGGCGCCGACTCGGGCATGCTCGCGGCGATGCACGTACTCGCCGCGCTCGGCGGACAGGATCGCCCTTTGTCGGAGCTCATGGCCGAGTACTCACGCTACGAGGCCTCGGGGGAGATCAACTCCGAGCTGCCCTCTGCCGAAGCGCAAAGCGAGCGGATGGAGGCCGTAGCGGACATGTTTTCCTCGCGTGCCCGCGCGATCGACCGGCTAGACGGCATCACGATCGACCTCGGAGAGGGAACCTGGTTCAACATCCGCGCCTCGAACACCGAACCGCTTCTGCGCCTTAATGCCGAGGCGCCGACGCGGGCGGGCGTCGACGAACTCACGGCGGAAGTGTTGGCGATTATTCGTGCCTGATTCGGTGTTGCCCACGATTCCCTCGCACGGGGAGGACCTCCTCGACGACGCGGACGCCATTCGCGCTGCCGACACCTCGGGTGCGGTGCTCGGAGCGGCGACCGGAGGCGGACAGATCCGCGCGGTGGCCACTGCGGTACGTTCGGGTGCCCTCGACGGGCTACGGGGCGCGCGCCCGCGCGCGGTCGTGTGGGTCGTCGGCCGGTCGAGCCAGGCGGCAGCGGCGGCCCGAATCGTGACGTCGGTTCTCGCCTCGCACCAGCAGTTCCCCGGATTCCCCGTCGTGATCGAACACCGAATTCCCGCCTGGGTCGGCGCTCTGGACGTCGTTGTGGTCTCCGGCGCCGACGCCGGCGATCCCGTGCAGGCCGAGGCGATCGAGGTGGCCCGCAAGCGCGGCGCGGACGTGCTGTGTGATCTGCCCAAGGAGGGCCCGGCCGCACACGTCGGCGAATCCGGCGTCTCGTGGATCGAGCCCCTTGCCTTCGTCGCGCCGGAGCGCGCGATATTGCGGCACCTCGCCGTGGGCTTCGCCCTGTTCTCGGCTCTCGGGGTGTCCGGGATCGATATCGAGGCGGCCGCGGACGTCGTCGACGAGCGGCTCTCGGCAAATGGGCCGGAACTCGCCGTTCCCGTCAACCCTGCGAAGCTGCTCGCCCGCGAGGTTGCGGAATCGAGTGCGCCGCAGATCGTCTTCGAGGACGAGGTTGCGGGAGCCGTTGCCGGTCGCGTGGCCCAGGCGTTCACCGAATCGGGACGGCCCACGACGACCTCGCCGCTCGCGGACGCGCTTCGGGTGAGCCCGGTTCTCGCAGCCAAGGATTCCGGCCCAGCGGGAGCCGCCGACGACATCTTCCACGACGAGTTCATCGACGGACCGAAGCACAGCGGACTTCGCCCCACGTACTTCGGTCTGGCGCTCGCCGTAAGCGCCGAAAGGGTGGCACACCTCGCCGCCGGCCTCGGCGTCGTGTCCTGGATCGATATGCGGGAGGCCGGGCAAGAGTCCGTCGACCGAGACCCATCGGCTCCAGCGCAGGAGCTGAGCTTCGACGAACTCGTCGTCGAGGCGATGGCCTTGAGCGCGTGTTGCGAACTCGCAGCCGCCTACGCGCTCGTCGCGGCCTAGCGGGTGTTCGAGGACATATGCGCACACACGCGACCGACATGGAACGAGACCGATACCGGAGTGGGCTAGGTGCCGCTTCGGGTGAAAGAGAAGGGGCGCGACGAAGCGGAATGGACATCTTGTCGCCGGCCGAGAGGACATACGCGTGGGGGTCCCGCGTCGCACTTCCACGGCTGTCCGGGGAGCCGACGCCCGCCCAATACCCGATCGCCGAGCGCTGGTTTGGTGCCCACCCGACCGGCCCGGCCACGATCGATGGGGTCGGCCTCAACGAGATCATCTCGGCGGACCCGATCCGCGCGCTCGGCGACGACACCGCGGAGGCCTACGAGGACACCCTCCCGTTCATGGTCAAGCTGCTTGCCGCGGATCGCGCACTCAGCCTCCAGGCGCACCCCTCGCGCGCCATCGCCGCCGAGGGCTACGACCGCGAGAGTTCGCAAGGCATCGCGGTCGACGCGACGAACAGGAACTACCGGGACCGCAACCACAAGCCCGAGCTGATCGTCGCGCTCAGCCCGTTTCGCGCGCTGGCCGGATTCCGGCCCCCCGATGACACGATCAGGATTCTCGACATCATCGGTTGCGAGCGGCTGCGTCCCTACAGGGACATGCTCGATGCCCAGCGGGACGACGAGGGGCTGCGCGCCATCTTCACCAGCTTCATCACCTTGCCCCGCAGTTCGGCGGCGGAACTTGTCGACGACGTGGTCTCGCGGCTCGTGCACATGCTCGCGGACGGGTCGGTGCCCGCGGAGATGCTCAGCGTGTGTAAGGGCATCCTCGAACTCTCCGAGCAGTACCCGGGCGATTCCGGGGTGCTCGGGGCGCTGCTTCTCAACCTCGTCGAGCTTACCCCGGGCGAGGGGCTGTACCTCGGGGAGGGCAGCCTGCACGCCTACCTGTCCGGTATGGGCATCGAGGTGATGGCGAACTCGGACAATGTTCTGCGCGGTGGCCTCACGAGCAAGCACATCGATGTCCCCGAGCTCCTTCGGGTGCTCGATTTCTCGCCGCTCGCCCGGCCGGTCGTGACGACTTCCCCGGAATTCCCGCCGAACGCCGAGCCCGCGGATGCCCTCGAGGTCGAGAGATACCCGACCGCCGCGGAGGAGTTCCACGTCTCCCGGATCCGGGCCTCGTCCGACTGCCGCGTCGAGCTGGACGACTCCGGGCCGCAGATCATCGTGTGCACCCGAGGACGCGCCGGAGAACTGGCCGCCGGTGCGGGCGCGTGGATCGCCGCCGAAGCCTCTGCCGGTAGCCTCGATATGAAAGCCGGATCGGAGATCTTCCGGATTCGCGTGGCTCAGCTGCCGCGCACATGAACGCCTAGGCACGCGCCGATATCCCGACGCGTGGATCAATAGTTGTCAAAGCAGAAAGGCACGACCGAAGGATATGAGCGAATTGCAGGTAGAGCGCGTGGGGGATCTCGAGTTCAAGGTCAAGGACCTTTCTCTTGCTGACGCCGGACGGCAGCAGATCCGCCTGGCCGAGCACGAGATGCCGGGCCTTATGTCGCTGCGCGAGGAGTACGCGGAATCCCAGCCGCTCGCAGGCGCGCGGATCGCGGGATCGATTCACATGACCGTGCAGACGGCGGTCCTCATAGAAACACTCGTCGCGCTCGGCGCCGAGGTGCGCTGGGCCTCCTGCAATATCTTCTCCACGCAGGACGAGGCCGCCGCCGCGGTCGTCGTCGGGAAGAACGGCACGCCCGAGGCACCGGCCGGCGTGCCCGTATTTGCGTGGAAGGGCGAGACGCTCGAGGAGTACTGGTGGTGCTCCGAACAGATCATGACCTGGCCCGGTGCGGAGCCGAACATGATCCTCGACGACGGTGGCGATGCCACGATGCTCGTCATCAAGGGCAAGGAGTTCGAAGCCGCCGGCGGCGTCCCGGACACCGATCCGGCGTGGTCCGCGGAGGAGAAGGTCTTTCACGAGCTGCTGCGCGCCTCCGTCGCCCAGTCCTCCGACAAGTACACGAAGATCGCGGATGCGGTTCAGGGCGTCACCGAGGAGACCACCACGGGCGTGCACCGCCTTTACCACTTCGAGGAAGAGGGCGTGCTGCCCTTCCCTGCGATGAACGTCAACGACGCGGTCACCAAGAGCAAGTTCGACAATAAGTACGGCACCCGCCATTCGCTGCTGGACGGCATCAACCGCGGCACCGACGCGCTCATCGGCGGCAAGAAGGCCCTCGTGTGTGGCTACGGCGACGTCGGTAAGGGCTGCGCCGAGGCGCTCGCGGGCCAGGGCGCGCGCGTGCAGGTCACCGAGGTCGACCCGATCAACGCGCTGCAGGCGATGATGGACGGCTTCGACGTCGTCACCGTCGACCAGGCGATCGCCGATGCCGACATCATCATCACGGCCACCGGCAACAAGGACATCATCACCTTCGAGAACATGAAGGCGATGAAGAACAAGGCCATCCTGGGCAATATCGGCCACTTCGACAACGAGATCGACATGGCCGGACTCGAGGCGTCGGACGACGTCACCCGGATCAACATCAAGCCGCAGGTCGACGAGTTCGAGTTCGCCTCGACGGGCCGCTCGATCATCGTGCTGTCCGAGGGGCGCCTGCTCAACCTGGGCAACGCCACCGGCCACCCCTCGTTCGTCATGTCGAACAGCTTCGCAGACCAGGTCATCGCGCAGATCGAGCTGTTCACCAAGTCCGATCAGTACCCGATCGGTGTGTACCGCCTGCCGAAGATCCTCGACGAGAAGGTCGCCCGTCTGCACGTGGAGGCTCTCGGCGGCACGCTCACGAAGCTCGCCAAGGACCAGGCGGAGTACATCGGCGTCGACGTCGAGGGCCCGTTCAAGCCCGAGCACTACCGCTACTAGCCAGGGGATGACGTCGGACGTGGGGATTCTCGTCGCGATCGAAGGCATCGACGGAGCCGGCAAGAATACGCTGGTCTCCGCGCTCGAGTCCGCGCTGGATGCGCGCGGATTGAGCTCGGCGCGGCGAGCATTCCCCCGCTACGGCACCCACCATGCGGACCTGGCGGCCGGCGCCCTGCGCGGCCGCCTCGGTCCGGTTTCCGGTTCGCCGGAGGCGATGGCGCTGCTGTTCGCGCTCGATCGCCAGGCCGCGACGCCCGACCTCCTCGCCGCGAAAGGCGAGGTCGACGTGCTGCTCTGCGACCGCTATGTCGCGTCCAATGCCGCCTATTCCGCAGCAAGACTGGGGGAGCGAAGCTTCTCCGACGTCATCGGATGGATTGAAGCGATGGAGCACGAGGAGATGGGCGTCCCGCGGGCGGACGGCTATATCCTGCTTCCGACCCCGGTCACCGAGGCTCGGCGGCGGGCCGATGCGCGCGCCGCGGACGACGCCAGCCGTGAGCTCGACGCCTACGAAACCGATGCACGGCTGCAGGCCGATACCGCCGCGGCGTATGAGAGACTTGCCCAAACGGAATGGACCGCTCCGTGGTGGCGCGCGGAACTCGGCGTGCCGCCGGAGGATGCGGCGGCCATGCTTGCCGACCGCATCGCCGCGCTCGCATAAGATGCTATTAGACCGAATAACGATTCCGAAGCTGTCAAAGTAGAGGTCATGAGCCCGAAGATTCTGGTTGTCGACGACGACGCCGCGCTGGCGGAAATGCTCACCATTGTGCTCAAGGGCGAAGGCTTTGAGCCGACCGTTGTGGGTGACGGCACCTACGCGGTGGAGACCTTTCAGGAGGTCCGCCCCGACCTTGTACTGCTCGACCTCATGCTTCCGGGCAAGAGCGGCATCGATATCTGTAAGGACATCCGCCTCGAATCGCGGGTGCCGATCGTGATGCTCACCGCGAAGACCGACACGGTCGATGTGGTGCTCGGGCTCGAATCGGGTGCCGACGACTACATCCTCAAGCCGTTCAAGCCGAAGGAGCTCGTCGCCCGCATCCGTGCGCGCCTGCGCCGCGGCGACGACGAGCCGGCCGAGGTGCTGCACATCGCAGACGTGTCGATCGACGTCCCCGCGCACACCGTGATTCGCGACGGCGAGGCGATTCCGCTCACGCCGCTCGAGTTCGAGTTGCTCGTCGAGCTGGCCCGCAAGCCGCGACAGGTCTTCACCCGTGAAGTGCTGCTGGAAAAGGTGTGGGGATACCGCCATCCCGCCGATACCCGTCTCGTCAACGTCCACGTCCAGCGCCTGCGCGCGAAGATCGAGCGGGACCCGGAAAACCCCGAGATCATCCAGACCGTGCGCGGTGTCGGATATAAGGCGGGCCCCGTCCAGTGAAGGTAGCCGCATTGGGGGCGTGGCTTCGCCACGTGATCTCCAGGGTGCGGCGAGCGTGGCGGCGCTCCATGCAGCTCCGCGTCGTGTCCTCGACGTTGGCGTTGTCATTCACCGTCATCATTGTCGTCGCGTTCATGTTGATGCAGCAGATGACGGAATCGCTGCTGCAATCCAAGCTGTCCGCCGCCGTCGACCAGACCTCCCGGATGCGCGGGACGGTCGAGATGCAGATCGCGGCGACCGACGACGCCTCGCCCGACCAGTCTCGCCTTGACGCCGCGCGAAACTCGCTCGGCGACCGCGGACTCGCCGGAGGGGACGAGTCCCTGTCAGCCGGTACGTTCGACCCGATCCTCGTCGCTCCGGGTAACGCCGGGCGTGAGCAGGTCGTCAGCCCGGTCGGTGCGCAGATCCCGGAGGAGCTGCAGAATCAGGTCGAGCAGGGGCGCATCGCCTCCCAGTTCGCGACGGTCTCGTTTCGCGGCCAGGTCACCAAGGCGCTGATCATCGGAACGCCCACCGACTCGCGGATTCCCAACCTGCAGCTCTACCTCGTGTTCCCGCTCAGCGCCGAGGAGCAGACCCTTGGCATCATGCAGAACACGATCATCACCGCCGGCCTCGCGCTGATCCTGCTCTCCGCGGCAATCGCGTGGATCGTGACGAGGCAGGTCGTGCTCCCCGTGCGGCAGGCGGCGTCGATCGCCTCACGCTTTTCCGAGGGGCACTTCAAGGAACGCATGGTAGTGCGCGGCGAGGACGACATGGCCCGCATGGGTAACGCCTTCAACTCGATGGCCGAATCGCTCTCTCAGCAGATCCATAGCCTCGAGGAGTACGGCAACCTGCAGAAGCGGTTTACCTCCGATGTCTCTCACGAGCTGCGGACCCCGCTCACCACGGTGCGCATGGCCGCCGACATCATCTCCGACGACGCCGAGGAGTTCTCGCCCCCGACCAAGCGCGCCGTCGAGCTCCTCGAATCCGAGCTCGACCGCTTCGAGGCGCTGCTCACCGACCTGCTGGAAGTCTCCCGTCACGACGCCGGCGTCGCCGAACTCGACACCTCGCACGTCGACGCGCGGTCCCCGGCCTTCGACGCGCTCGACACGGTTTATCACCTCGCCGACCAGGCGGGCACGTCGATCGAGACGCACATGCCCGACGATCCGGTCGTCGCCGACGTCGATCCGCGCCGCGTGGAGCGGGTGCTGCGCAACCTGCTCGCCAACGCCATCGACCACTCCGAACAGAAACCCGTCGCGCTGTACCTCGGCGCCAACGAGGACACTCTCGCGTTCGGCGTGCGCGACTACGGTGTCGGCCTCAAACCCGGTGAGGCGCAGCTCGTGTTCAACCGCTTCTGGCGCGCCGACCCGTCCCGCGTCCGCCGCTCCGGCGGCACCGGCCTCGGCCTCGCGATCTCCCTCGAGGACGCGAAGCTGCACGGCGGCACCCTCGACTGCTGGGGCGACCCCGGCAACGGCTCCTTCTTCCGGCTCACTCTTCCGCGTTTCGAGGGTGCTGAATTGGGGGAGAGCCCCCTTCCGCTCCCGCCGTTCGACGTGCAAGATTTCGTGCAGACCTCGGAGCGGCGCGAACTGACGGACGACAAGACCGTCGGCGCGGCGCCGTCCGAGGGAGACGCCACAGGGATGGAAACGGACGAAGACACAGCCACAGCCACGGGAGACGAGACGCCCGAGATCCCCGAGGTCCTTGGCGAGTCCTCGCCCGGCGACTCCGGATCATCTGACGAGGGCACCGCTCGAACCGAGAAAGGACAGGACGAGTCATGACGGCGAAGCGTTCCATCCGCCTGAGGCGACGAGTCCTCCCGTTCGCGGCAGTAGCGGTCGCGGCGATCACCGGTCTCACCGGCTGCGTGACGCTGCCCTCGTCGTCAACGCCGCGAGTCATCGACACGTTCGCCCCGCGCGAAAGCAACGAGGACGTCCCCACCCCGGTGCCGAACCAGGAACCGGACATGCTCGTGCGCGACTTCATCAAGGCTTCGGCCCTCCCTGATCAGCGCCACGCCGCCGCGCGGCAGTTCCTCACACCCGAGGCGAACGAGCAATGGAACGACGCCGAATCGGCGACGGTTGTGCTGCGCGCCAATCTCAGCGCCGCCGGCCGGCGCACCGAGGACCGCGCAAGTTACACCCTCCGCGCACAGCGCGTCGGAGTGCTCGAGGAGGGAGGCGTGTTCACCGCCGGCGAGGGTGAGGTGACTGCGGAAATCGAGCTCGTGCGAGTCGACAACCAGTGGCGCATCGAGGGACTGCCTCCGGGCGTGATCATGGAGCGCACAGAGTTCTACACGAACTACTCCATGCACAATCTCTATTTCCTCGACCCCGATCGCGACGCGCTCGTGCCGGACCCGCGCTGGCTCAGCGCATCGAGTCGCGAGGTCGCGCCGTCGCTGCTCAACATGATCGCCGGCGACCCACGCCCGTCGCTCACCGATTCCGTCACCAATCGGCTCGGCCCGTCGGTGTCGGTGCGGCCCTCGGAAACGGGTGCCGAGGGGGAGGGCACGACCGTCGACTTCCAGGGCCTGCCGACAATGTCGAGCGAGGAAATCCAGGAGTTCGCGGCGCAGGTGGTATGGACGCTTAATGACGCCGACATTCCGGGCCCTTACCGGCTCGAACGAGATGGCGCGCCCATCGACGAGCGGCGCGCGGGCGGCTGGCGTGCCGAGGACGTCTCCGATTTCGATCCCGATCCGGATTCGCCTCAGCTCGAGTACGTGCTCACCAGCGGCGACGGACTCGTCCGCCTCACGGGGCAGTCCGCGCAGCGCTTCGGCGGTGAGTGGTCGGAAATCCCCGACACCCGCTACGCCCGTCTCAGCCCGAACGGCGAGGATCTTGCGCTCGTCGCCGGCGACGGCCCCAATGCCGAAGGCGCTGTGCTCAAGGTCGGCCCCGTGGACGGCGAACCCGCCGATATTCTTCGCGGCCCCGGCATCACTTCACCCACGTGGAGCAACGTCGACGACTCGCTGTGGTTCCTCGGCGCCGGCGGCCGCATCTCGCGCCTGTCCAACGCCACGGACCCCTCGTCGGCGGGGGAGGTCGGGCAGGACTCGCTCGACGATATCGACGGCAATGTCACCGACATGGCGCTCGACCCGACCGGCGTACGGCTGTTCTTCGTCGCCGACGGGCAGGCGTATCTGTCGGTCATCTCCTATCGCGACCGCGGCACGCCCGAGCTGGGGCCGCCGCTGCGCATCGGGCAGGCGCTGGAGAACACGGTGACGTCGGTGGGCTGGCTCGACAGGGAATCTGTGCTCGTGGGGCGCTCCGCCGTAGAGGCCCCGGTCGCCCGGATCACCGTCGACGGCGCGATGACCGAGTCTCAGTCCGGCCGCAATATCTCCGCCCGCATCGACGCGGTTGCTGCGACCGGGAAGAGCATTTACGCGCTCGACCAACGCTCGCTTCTGCAGCTAGATACCCAGGTCGAGGAATCCGAACGCTACTGGCGCGAGGTGCCCGGCCTGTCCGGTATCCGTGCGTTCCCGGTGGTCCGCGGCTAACGACATGCTCGGCGCCATCGCGGACCTCGTCGCGCCCAGGACGTGCGCGGGCTGCGGCGTTCGCGGCGAGGCGCTGTGCGCGGCATGCCGGACCGAGTTGCGCGGCTCGCCCCTACGCGTTCGCCTGCGCGCAGACGTGCCGGTTCCGGTGTTCGCCTGCGGTCGGTACGGCGGAGCCTCGCAGGCGGTGATCAACGCCTACAAGGAACAGGGACGCACCGAGCTATCCCGAGGGCTCGGTGACAGCGCTGCGCAGCTGCTCTGGGAGCTCATCGACCTCGGCGAGATCCCGGAGCCACATGACACTCCGCTGGCCCTCGTGCCCGCGCCCGCGAGCGCGTCCGCCATCCGCCGTCGCGGCTTCGACCACATCGCACGCTGGACGGAGCGAACGACGCGGGTGCTCTCGGCCTCGCTTCCGCCCGGCTCCGTCGTCATGACACAGGCGTTGCAGGTGCGGGGGAGGGTGCGCGACGCCGCGGGCTTGTCGGCCGGTGCGCGTGCGGAGAATCTCGCCGGAAGTATCGTCGCCGCGCCGCTGCGGATCCTCGGTGGCGACGACCCCGCGAAAGTGTGGGCGCAGATGCGGGACGGAACGCGGCACGTGATTGTTGTCGACGACGTCGTGACCACCGGCGCGACGATGGCCGAATGCGTACGCGCGCTTGCGCGGATCGGGCTGAGAACCGATTCCGCGGTGGCCTTGCGCGCAGCGTGAT
It encodes the following:
- a CDS encoding metallopeptidase family protein — encoded protein: MTSRSAARRGAGVRGPILPPEVPRWRSRSGDFDAAVLEAFAQIDQLWHAELTKLDLAVDTVPRMRLRAGQSWPPEVIADAQVPLGRLIPAGVDRTGQPTRARVVVFRQPLLRRTDSQEEIVEVVYGLLVELVALYLEISPDAVIHGPD
- a CDS encoding dTMP kinase translates to MTSDVGILVAIEGIDGAGKNTLVSALESALDARGLSSARRAFPRYGTHHADLAAGALRGRLGPVSGSPEAMALLFALDRQAATPDLLAAKGEVDVLLCDRYVASNAAYSAARLGERSFSDVIGWIEAMEHEEMGVPRADGYILLPTPVTEARRRADARAADDASRELDAYETDARLQADTAAAYERLAQTEWTAPWWRAELGVPPEDAAAMLADRIAALA
- the ahcY gene encoding adenosylhomocysteinase, coding for MSELQVERVGDLEFKVKDLSLADAGRQQIRLAEHEMPGLMSLREEYAESQPLAGARIAGSIHMTVQTAVLIETLVALGAEVRWASCNIFSTQDEAAAAVVVGKNGTPEAPAGVPVFAWKGETLEEYWWCSEQIMTWPGAEPNMILDDGGDATMLVIKGKEFEAAGGVPDTDPAWSAEEKVFHELLRASVAQSSDKYTKIADAVQGVTEETTTGVHRLYHFEEEGVLPFPAMNVNDAVTKSKFDNKYGTRHSLLDGINRGTDALIGGKKALVCGYGDVGKGCAEALAGQGARVQVTEVDPINALQAMMDGFDVVTVDQAIADADIIITATGNKDIITFENMKAMKNKAILGNIGHFDNEIDMAGLEASDDVTRINIKPQVDEFEFASTGRSIIVLSEGRLLNLGNATGHPSFVMSNSFADQVIAQIELFTKSDQYPIGVYRLPKILDEKVARLHVEALGGTLTKLAKDQAEYIGVDVEGPFKPEHYRY
- a CDS encoding WhiB family transcriptional regulator, with translation MSVDLERPTHAPKDATFLDLEVSALFAEAEESWQDRALCAQTDPEAFFPEKGGSTREAKRICTGCEVKPECLEYALANDERFGIWGGLSERERRRLKKASGQ
- the mtrA gene encoding MtrAB system response regulator MtrA, yielding MSPKILVVDDDAALAEMLTIVLKGEGFEPTVVGDGTYAVETFQEVRPDLVLLDLMLPGKSGIDICKDIRLESRVPIVMLTAKTDTVDVVLGLESGADDYILKPFKPKELVARIRARLRRGDDEPAEVLHIADVSIDVPAHTVIRDGEAIPLTPLEFELLVELARKPRQVFTREVLLEKVWGYRHPADTRLVNVHVQRLRAKIERDPENPEIIQTVRGVGYKAGPVQ
- a CDS encoding phosphomannomutase/phosphoglucomutase gives rise to the protein MSNGSSAARTPEQIAAVIKAYDVRGVVGEQIDAAFVRDVGASFGKLMGSEGAAQVVVGHDMRESSPELASAFGEGVQSQGLDVISIGLASTDQLYFASGTFDCPGAMFTASHNPAKYNGIKLCRAGAKPVGQDSGLDVISQELVAGVPAFDGPAGSLSERDVLEDYGQFLRSLVDLSGVRPLKVAVDAGNGMGGHTVPAVLNLPNLEITPLYFELDGNFPNHEANPLEPKNLVDLQQLVRERGADIGLAFDGDADRCFVVDENGDPVSPSAISALVARRALAQEPGATIIYNLITSHTVPEIVHEAGGIAVRTRVGHSFIKGQMASTGAVFGGEHSAHYYFREFWGADSGMLAAMHVLAALGGQDRPLSELMAEYSRYEASGEINSELPSAEAQSERMEAVADMFSSRARAIDRLDGITIDLGEGTWFNIRASNTEPLLRLNAEAPTRAGVDELTAEVLAIIRA
- a CDS encoding DUF3499 domain-containing protein, with translation MSTVRRCVRAACPNRAVATLTYNYAESTSVVGPLAQEKEPHSWDLCATHALRISPPRGWNMVRHPDLEIDSDPDLTALLDAVVDTTQGASGTSADPEWLRRLKSRQRPGDDQKTPGRRAHLRVVHPDE
- the manA gene encoding mannose-6-phosphate isomerase, class I, which gives rise to MDILSPAERTYAWGSRVALPRLSGEPTPAQYPIAERWFGAHPTGPATIDGVGLNEIISADPIRALGDDTAEAYEDTLPFMVKLLAADRALSLQAHPSRAIAAEGYDRESSQGIAVDATNRNYRDRNHKPELIVALSPFRALAGFRPPDDTIRILDIIGCERLRPYRDMLDAQRDDEGLRAIFTSFITLPRSSAAELVDDVVSRLVHMLADGSVPAEMLSVCKGILELSEQYPGDSGVLGALLLNLVELTPGEGLYLGEGSLHAYLSGMGIEVMANSDNVLRGGLTSKHIDVPELLRVLDFSPLARPVVTTSPEFPPNAEPADALEVERYPTAAEEFHVSRIRASSDCRVELDDSGPQIIVCTRGRAGELAAGAGAWIAAEASAGSLDMKAGSEIFRIRVAQLPRT
- the mtrB gene encoding MtrAB system histidine kinase MtrB, with protein sequence MKVAALGAWLRHVISRVRRAWRRSMQLRVVSSTLALSFTVIIVVAFMLMQQMTESLLQSKLSAAVDQTSRMRGTVEMQIAATDDASPDQSRLDAARNSLGDRGLAGGDESLSAGTFDPILVAPGNAGREQVVSPVGAQIPEELQNQVEQGRIASQFATVSFRGQVTKALIIGTPTDSRIPNLQLYLVFPLSAEEQTLGIMQNTIITAGLALILLSAAIAWIVTRQVVLPVRQAASIASRFSEGHFKERMVVRGEDDMARMGNAFNSMAESLSQQIHSLEEYGNLQKRFTSDVSHELRTPLTTVRMAADIISDDAEEFSPPTKRAVELLESELDRFEALLTDLLEVSRHDAGVAELDTSHVDARSPAFDALDTVYHLADQAGTSIETHMPDDPVVADVDPRRVERVLRNLLANAIDHSEQKPVALYLGANEDTLAFGVRDYGVGLKPGEAQLVFNRFWRADPSRVRRSGGTGLGLAISLEDAKLHGGTLDCWGDPGNGSFFRLTLPRFEGAELGESPLPLPPFDVQDFVQTSERRELTDDKTVGAAPSEGDATGMETDEDTATATGDETPEIPEVLGESSPGDSGSSDEGTARTEKGQDES